The Panicum hallii strain FIL2 chromosome 5, PHallii_v3.1, whole genome shotgun sequence genome contains the following window.
CTTTTCGGCTTGGCCTGGAGATTTATCGCAGCTGTTTAATTAACACCCAGTGGCCCAATAATAAATTCCACAAAGAACATCAGGTCTTGCATGCCGCGTGCTAGTTTTCCCCGGAATGTTTTGGTTTCCCGTGAGGAATTTTGCATCATTTTCTAGGAACTGCATGAGAGATACTAATCGGAAACAACAATTTCTACTGAACCACTGATTTGCACAACAAGCTGTCGTCAGATAAGAAAGATATTGACAATTTAATTTACAACAAATGAATTGCAATCGACGAATAGCTTTACAAAGGAAACCCAACTAATGAAACAGAACCTAAGAAACGAAGCTACAGTTAATGAGGAATTCCTTGTCATGTCCAGGCTCCGAAAATTTAGAAACCACTCATGTATGCACACCATAGGATCACCATGCACATACACGCTGTGCACGCCACGCTATACAAGCAGGTTGAGCAGCTGCGGCTCCGAGCTGTGATCGGCTGATGGCTGTTGATCTTGGCCAccgtcgctgccgccgccgccgtcgccgtcctccAGCGGCGGGAAGTTGAGGTCCGGCATGGCCTGGTCCGGGTGCGCGGCGCCGTCGTCGTGCGCGGCCAGCGGCGCCTCGCCCCTGTGCCGGCGCATGTGCCCGCCGAGCGCCTGGCCCATGGAGAACTCGAGCCCGCAGACGGCGCACTCGTGCACCCGCGTCCTGTCCCTctcggcgcccgcggccgccgcgtcgCTGAGCATCCGCGCCTGCAGCCGCGTGTGGCTGGTGCGGTGCCCGCCGAGCGCCTGGAACGACGGGAAGCGCTTGCTGCACGTCTTGCACTCGAACACGCCCTCCGCCGCCATGGCCCTCCTGCTCGAGGCCGACGCCGGCGGCCtgctgtcgccgccgcccgacgCCGCCGGCTCCGGCGACGACGACAGCGAGAGCAGCGCGACGGCGTGCGCCCGGAGGCCCTCCATCTCCTTGCTCTCCTCTGCTTCGTGCCTCGTGAGCGTCATGGCGATCGATCCGACCCGATCGACAGACCAAACCGACCGACCTTTCCCACAAGCTTCGTTCTTCTCCTTATCAAACGAGCTAAAAAATTCCACCCTCACGCGCACG
Protein-coding sequences here:
- the LOC112894335 gene encoding zinc finger protein ZAT12-like; this encodes MTLTRHEAEESKEMEGLRAHAVALLSLSSSPEPAASGGGDSRPPASASSRRAMAAEGVFECKTCSKRFPSFQALGGHRTSHTRLQARMLSDAAAAGAERDRTRVHECAVCGLEFSMGQALGGHMRRHRGEAPLAAHDDGAAHPDQAMPDLNFPPLEDGDGGGGSDGGQDQQPSADHSSEPQLLNLLV